A stretch of the Fusobacterium varium genome encodes the following:
- a CDS encoding putative DNA-binding protein: MNRKELAKIYKEVSNGEVSARKAVKKINIFLETLQEALQIDGTVVFINRGIFEIKERNSRIISNPVTRERMNIHPKKTVKFRVSKNMNN; encoded by the coding sequence ATGAATAGAAAAGAATTAGCAAAAATATATAAAGAAGTAAGCAATGGGGAAGTATCTGCAAGAAAAGCAGTAAAAAAAATTAATATTTTTCTTGAAACATTACAGGAGGCTTTACAAATAGATGGTACAGTAGTATTCATTAATAGAGGAATATTTGAAATAAAGGAAAGAAACTCAAGGATAATATCTAATCCTGTAACAAGAGAACGTATGAATATACACCCTAAAAAAACAGTGAAATTTAGAGTTTCTAAAAATATGAACAATTAA
- a CDS encoding Acyl-CoA dehydrogenase: MFFKTTEDHENLRMKIREFAETEVKPIAFMLDKENEFPTEAVKKLGEMGVLGTPFPKEYGGAGLDMLSYAIAVEELSRVDGGTGVILSAHVSLGSYPIFAYGTEEQKQKYLVPLAKGEKLGAFGLTEPNAGSDAGGTETTAVLEGDYYILNGGKIFITNADKAETYIVFAVTTPDIGTRGISAFIVEKGWEGFTFGDHYDKMGIRSSSTAELIFNNVKVPKENLLGKEGEGFKIAMSTLDGGRIGIASQALGIAQGAFENALAYAKEREQFGKPIAFQQIISFKLADMATKLRAARFLVYSAAELKENHEDYAMESAMAKQYASDVCLEIVNEALQIFGGTGYLKGMEVERAYRDAKICTIYEGTNEIQRVVIASHLIGKMPKSDGGSKKASSKGQPTGIRKNMILKEGSAKERVEALVEALKADGYDFTVGIDIDTPISKADRVVSAGKGIGPKENMELIKNLAIQAGAAIGSSRPVAETLRYLPLNRYVGMSGQKFNGNLYIACGISGAGQHLKGIKDATTIVAINNNPNAPIFKNADYGIIGTVEEILPLLTAALDNGEPKKEAPPMKKMKRAVPKKEIPTWKRHVCNGCGYEYDPAVGDEENDIKPGTLFEALPEEWICPICGENKDMFIEV; this comes from the coding sequence ATGTTTTTTAAAACAACTGAAGATCATGAAAATTTGCGTATGAAAATAAGAGAATTCGCTGAAACAGAGGTAAAGCCCATAGCTTTTATGTTAGATAAGGAGAATGAATTTCCAACTGAAGCTGTAAAAAAATTAGGAGAAATGGGAGTATTGGGAACACCATTTCCAAAAGAATATGGTGGAGCAGGTCTAGATATGCTTAGCTATGCAATTGCTGTTGAAGAATTATCAAGAGTAGATGGAGGAACAGGAGTAATTTTATCAGCTCATGTTTCTTTAGGTTCATATCCGATTTTTGCTTATGGAACTGAAGAACAAAAACAAAAATATTTAGTACCATTGGCAAAAGGAGAAAAATTAGGAGCTTTTGGACTTACAGAACCAAATGCAGGAAGTGATGCTGGTGGAACTGAAACAACAGCAGTATTAGAGGGAGATTACTACATTCTTAATGGTGGAAAAATATTTATAACAAACGCTGATAAAGCAGAAACATATATAGTTTTCGCAGTTACAACTCCTGATATAGGAACAAGGGGAATAAGTGCTTTTATAGTTGAAAAAGGATGGGAAGGATTCACATTCGGAGATCACTATGATAAAATGGGTATTCGTTCATCATCAACTGCTGAATTAATATTTAACAATGTAAAAGTACCAAAAGAAAACCTTTTAGGGAAAGAGGGAGAAGGATTTAAAATTGCTATGTCTACTCTAGATGGTGGAAGAATAGGAATAGCCTCTCAAGCTCTTGGAATTGCTCAAGGTGCTTTTGAAAATGCCCTTGCATATGCAAAAGAAAGAGAACAATTTGGAAAACCAATTGCTTTTCAACAGATAATTTCATTTAAATTAGCTGATATGGCAACAAAATTAAGAGCAGCAAGATTTTTAGTATATAGTGCTGCAGAATTAAAAGAAAATCATGAAGACTATGCTATGGAATCTGCTATGGCAAAACAATATGCTTCTGATGTATGTTTGGAAATTGTAAATGAGGCACTGCAAATTTTTGGAGGAACTGGATACCTTAAAGGTATGGAAGTAGAACGTGCTTATCGTGATGCAAAAATCTGTACTATATATGAAGGAACAAATGAAATTCAGAGAGTAGTTATTGCTTCTCATTTAATAGGTAAAATGCCTAAAAGCGATGGTGGATCTAAAAAGGCATCTTCAAAAGGTCAACCAACAGGTATTCGTAAAAATATGATATTAAAAGAGGGAAGTGCAAAAGAAAGAGTAGAAGCTCTGGTAGAAGCTTTAAAGGCTGATGGATATGATTTTACAGTAGGAATAGATATAGATACTCCTATTTCAAAAGCTGATCGTGTAGTAAGTGCTGGAAAAGGAATAGGGCCAAAAGAAAATATGGAGCTTATTAAAAATTTAGCTATACAAGCTGGAGCTGCTATTGGATCATCTAGACCAGTAGCTGAAACTTTAAGATATCTTCCATTGAATCGTTATGTAGGAATGTCAGGGCAAAAATTTAATGGAAACCTGTATATAGCTTGTGGAATCTCTGGAGCAGGACAGCACTTAAAGGGTATAAAAGATGCTACAACAATAGTTGCAATCAATAATAATCCAAATGCTCCTATATTTAAAAATGCTGATTATGGAATAATTGGAACTGTAGAAGAAATACTTCCTTTACTTACAGCAGCACTGGATAATGGAGAACCTAAAAAAGAAGCTCCTCCAATGAAAAAAATGAAGAGAGCTGTTCCTAAAAAAGAAATACCTACTTGGAAGCGTCATGTATGTAATGGATGTGGATATGAATATGATCCAGCTGTAGGAGATGAAGAGAATGATATTAAACCAGGAACACTTTTTGAAGCTCTTCCTGAAGAGTGGATCTGTCCAATATGTGGAGAAAATAAGGATATGTTTATTGAAGTTTAA
- a CDS encoding 3-oxoacyl-ACP reductase: MKIFIAGGTSGIGLAVARKYLKQGHEVGICGRSQEKIDAIEKHEKLKIYRLDTYDKLSFEMAVKDFSNGELDIMIASAGNYSNSRIRRLTQEEAINMLKVNISGTINAFEIAREIMLKNKKGHIVAISSVAALLEYPGASVYSKSKRVVINLCEAYREALADFGIGVTAVIPGYVDTLKLRELNNNDVSKKPFIMSEEYTANIIVKSIEENKEKIIFPLKMKIIISILSVLPKKILSLILLRKSNGK, encoded by the coding sequence ATGAAAATATTTATTGCAGGAGGAACATCTGGAATAGGATTGGCAGTTGCTAGAAAATATTTAAAGCAAGGTCATGAAGTAGGTATTTGTGGGAGAAGTCAGGAAAAAATAGATGCAATAGAAAAACATGAAAAGTTAAAAATATATAGACTTGATACATATGATAAACTGTCTTTTGAAATGGCAGTAAAAGATTTTTCAAATGGGGAACTGGATATAATGATAGCTTCAGCTGGAAATTATTCAAATAGCCGTATTAGAAGACTAACTCAGGAAGAAGCTATAAATATGCTGAAAGTAAATATATCAGGAACTATTAATGCTTTTGAAATAGCAAGAGAAATTATGCTGAAAAATAAAAAAGGACATATTGTCGCAATATCTTCAGTAGCAGCATTATTAGAATATCCAGGAGCATCAGTGTACAGCAAATCAAAAAGAGTAGTTATTAATTTATGTGAAGCATACAGAGAGGCTTTAGCAGATTTTGGAATAGGAGTGACAGCTGTTATCCCAGGATATGTTGATACTTTAAAATTGAGAGAATTGAATAATAATGATGTATCTAAAAAACCTTTTATAATGTCAGAAGAATATACGGCAAATATTATTGTCAAAAGTATTGAGGAAAATAAAGAAAAAATAATATTTCCCTTAAAAATGAAAATAATCATTTCTATTCTTTCTGTATTACCTAAAAAAATATTAAGTTTAATACTTTTAAGGAAAAGTAATGGAAAGTAA
- a CDS encoding putative CDP-alcohol phosphatidyltransferase, producing the protein MDISVYNLKKKFQDLLMPLCRKLNSMGTTPNQITIGTMILSIVFSMIFYVFSKYRWLFLTVPMFFLIRMALNALDGMIASRFDKKTNLGVFLNEIGDIIADTVFFLCFFSAISINTVLTILFVFLGILSEYTGVTAIQIDGKRHYEGPMGKSDRAFFISILSIFIYLGISNKYINYLIYLGIFLLVITIYNRIKGTLNNIA; encoded by the coding sequence ATGGATATTTCAGTATATAATTTAAAGAAAAAATTTCAGGATTTATTGATGCCATTATGCAGAAAATTGAACTCTATGGGGACAACTCCTAACCAGATAACTATTGGAACTATGATTTTAAGCATTGTATTTTCTATGATTTTTTATGTGTTTTCAAAATACAGATGGTTGTTTTTGACAGTTCCAATGTTTTTTTTAATAAGAATGGCCCTTAATGCATTAGATGGGATGATTGCCAGCAGATTTGACAAAAAAACAAATTTAGGTGTTTTTCTCAATGAGATTGGAGATATAATTGCAGATACAGTTTTTTTCCTATGCTTTTTTTCTGCTATAAGTATCAATACTGTATTAACTATATTATTTGTGTTTTTAGGAATATTATCAGAGTATACTGGAGTGACTGCTATACAAATTGATGGAAAAAGACATTATGAAGGACCAATGGGGAAAAGTGACAGAGCCTTTTTTATAAGTATACTGTCAATTTTTATATATTTAGGAATAAGTAATAAATATATAAACTATCTTATATATTTAGGTATATTTTTATTAGTTATTACTATATATAATAGGATAAAGGGAACTTTAAATAATATTGCATAG
- a CDS encoding putative patatin-like phospholipase, which translates to MEKLQKYKRAVIFSGGGSRIAVYGGIFSALKNMGYTPDLIIGSCGGAIAAAIINSFETDIEIKEYMKSLELYNFMKSLKLTKEKMLYRIGIDCKLRELRKKLYIENIFDKYLVDIPENLETYLSTLNKEKDISIGTVIIGSKILFSRFETDKICGDRKLYQEVIFTDKKTEKLLEKEELNIKSKVLLKSAIAEKEEIITDFSLLKAARISISDMFYTKPVPHNDEYFAGGAINLVPIELAKLLADEVILELKQEYDRIEDSSVKSVFGYSGNERLKEVHDSYGDYWIDTSDIPSKLKGHYVTVRLNLLKLQVELSIPDEYEKFREDVEIQWNYGYERGKEAIINGKDNKKNMRNKNIYNTSENFRKINTGGI; encoded by the coding sequence ATGGAAAAATTACAGAAATATAAGAGAGCTGTTATTTTTTCTGGAGGCGGATCCAGAATTGCTGTTTATGGAGGTATATTTTCTGCACTGAAAAATATGGGATATACACCTGATCTCATCATAGGAAGCTGTGGTGGAGCGATAGCTGCTGCTATCATAAATTCATTTGAAACTGATATTGAGATAAAAGAATATATGAAGTCATTAGAACTATATAACTTTATGAAATCTTTAAAATTAACTAAAGAAAAAATGCTTTATAGAATAGGCATTGATTGTAAGTTGAGGGAATTAAGAAAAAAATTATATATTGAAAATATTTTTGATAAATATTTAGTAGATATACCAGAAAATTTAGAAACTTATCTTTCAACATTAAATAAAGAAAAAGATATTTCTATTGGAACTGTTATAATTGGTTCTAAAATACTATTTAGTAGATTTGAAACAGATAAAATATGTGGAGATAGAAAACTGTATCAAGAGGTTATTTTTACAGATAAAAAAACAGAGAAGTTATTAGAAAAAGAGGAATTGAATATAAAATCAAAAGTCTTATTGAAAAGTGCAATTGCAGAAAAAGAAGAAATAATAACAGATTTTTCTTTATTAAAAGCAGCAAGAATATCAATTTCAGATATGTTTTATACTAAACCAGTACCACATAATGATGAATATTTTGCTGGTGGAGCAATAAATCTTGTTCCAATAGAACTGGCTAAATTATTAGCAGATGAAGTGATACTTGAATTAAAACAAGAATATGATAGAATAGAGGATTCTTCTGTAAAATCAGTTTTTGGTTATAGTGGAAATGAGAGATTGAAAGAAGTACATGATTCTTATGGAGATTATTGGATAGACACATCTGATATACCTTCTAAATTAAAGGGACATTATGTAACAGTTAGATTGAATTTACTTAAATTACAAGTTGAATTATCAATTCCAGATGAATATGAAAAATTTAGAGAGGATGTAGAGATTCAATGGAATTATGGTTATGAACGAGGTAAGGAAGCAATAATAAATGGAAAAGATAATAAAAAAAATATGAGAAATAAAAATATATATAATACCTCTGAAAATTTTAGAAAAATTAATACTGGAGGAATATAA
- a CDS encoding rubredoxin-oxygen oxidoreductase has product MYNVRKVTEDLYWVGGDDHRLHLFENIHPIPRGVSYNSYLLLDKKTVLFDTVDWSIGRQFIENIQAVLDGRPLDYMVINHMEPDHAAMIEEVMLRYPKVKVISNEKAFYLMNQFGFHIDSSKTQEVKEGDKISFGKHEILFVAAPMVHWPEAMVSFDLTNGVLFSADAFGSFGALDGKLFNDEVKFDREWLDDARRYYTNIVGKYGPHVQSLLKKAGGIDIKIICPLHGPVWRNDLGYFLEKYDKWSRYEPEEKGVMIVYASMYGNTENAVSVLASKLVEKGMTNVVMYDVSKTHVSQLISETFKYSHVVLASVTYNLGIYPLMHNYLMDMKALNLQKRTFGILENGSWACESGKLMQEFLEDMREMTVLNERVTLTSSMNENTIEEMDIFVDSILESMKEKK; this is encoded by the coding sequence ATGTATAATGTTAGAAAAGTAACTGAAGATTTATATTGGGTAGGAGGAGATGATCATCGTCTTCATTTATTTGAAAATATACACCCAATTCCTAGAGGGGTTTCATATAACTCATATCTTTTATTAGATAAAAAAACTGTTCTGTTTGATACAGTAGACTGGTCAATAGGGCGTCAATTTATAGAAAATATTCAAGCGGTTTTAGATGGAAGACCTTTAGACTATATGGTTATTAATCATATGGAGCCAGACCATGCTGCTATGATTGAAGAAGTAATGCTTCGTTATCCTAAAGTTAAAGTTATTAGTAATGAAAAAGCTTTTTATCTTATGAATCAATTTGGGTTCCATATAGATAGTTCAAAAACTCAGGAAGTAAAAGAGGGAGATAAGATATCTTTTGGAAAACATGAAATTCTGTTTGTTGCAGCACCAATGGTGCATTGGCCAGAAGCTATGGTAAGTTTTGATCTTACTAATGGAGTATTATTCAGTGCAGATGCTTTTGGATCTTTTGGAGCCTTAGATGGAAAATTATTTAATGATGAAGTAAAATTTGATAGGGAATGGCTTGATGATGCAAGACGTTATTATACAAATATAGTTGGAAAATATGGTCCTCATGTACAATCACTTTTGAAGAAGGCTGGAGGAATAGACATAAAAATTATATGTCCTTTACATGGTCCAGTTTGGCGTAATGACTTAGGATATTTCTTAGAAAAATATGATAAGTGGAGCAGATATGAGCCTGAAGAAAAAGGGGTAATGATAGTATATGCTTCAATGTATGGAAATACAGAAAATGCTGTGTCTGTACTGGCATCTAAATTAGTAGAAAAAGGAATGACTAATGTGGTAATGTATGATGTTTCAAAAACACATGTTTCTCAGCTTATATCTGAAACATTTAAATACAGCCATGTGGTATTAGCTTCTGTGACATATAATTTAGGAATTTATCCATTGATGCATAATTATCTAATGGATATGAAAGCATTAAATTTACAGAAAAGAACATTTGGTATATTAGAAAATGGTTCTTGGGCTTGTGAATCAGGTAAGTTAATGCAGGAGTTCCTAGAAGATATGAGAGAAATGACAGTATTGAATGAAAGAGTTACTTTAACTTCTTCTATGAATGAAAATACAATTGAAGAGATGGATATTTTTGTTGATAGTATACTTGAATCAATGAAAGAAAAAAAATAA
- a CDS encoding putative methyltransferase has product MEMNYFKSFDGTDIFYRNWNFDEKKKTLIVIHRGHEHSERLNDFAYNEKFKKYNIFSYDLRGHGCTKEKSSPIFMDYVRDLNSFVSFIKKEYEILEKDIFIIANSIGGVILTAWVHDYAPEIAGMALLAPAFEIKLYVPLAKEFIILLTKFNKNAKVPSYVKSKVLTHDVNEQKKYDSDRLITKDINARLLVDLLDAGKRLADDSAAIDIPTIIFSAGKDYVVKNNSQKKFYLELGTELKEFVYLKDFYHGIMFEEKREEVYKKIDDFIIRSYGLKKESINILPEKFSQKEYETILLKMIPVKEKISFGIQKFLLNKLGWLSKGMSIGLQHGFDSGPSLDYIYKNQADGKFGIGKFMDRCYLNEIGWQGIRVRKKNLLELVRERIISSAKNNVNILDIAGGVGNYLFDIKREFPDVEIIINEFKKENIKAGEKVIEENKWENIRFTNLDCFDFKTYKKLEFTPDIIIISGIFELFNENELINQAVKGASEILEKNGCIIYTGQPWHPQLYKIAFVLNNHREGSWIMRRRSQKELDNIFRYNGLEKRKILIDNFGIFTVSLAEKRGE; this is encoded by the coding sequence ATGGAAATGAATTATTTTAAAAGTTTTGATGGTACAGATATATTTTATAGAAATTGGAATTTTGATGAAAAGAAAAAAACTTTAATTGTGATTCATAGAGGTCATGAACATTCAGAAAGATTAAATGATTTTGCATATAATGAAAAATTTAAAAAATATAATATTTTTTCTTATGATTTGAGAGGACATGGATGTACAAAAGAAAAAAGTTCTCCAATATTTATGGATTATGTGAGGGATTTAAATTCGTTTGTAAGTTTTATAAAAAAAGAATATGAAATATTAGAAAAAGATATTTTTATAATAGCTAATAGTATAGGCGGAGTTATTCTAACAGCATGGGTACATGATTATGCTCCTGAAATTGCAGGAATGGCACTCCTTGCTCCTGCTTTTGAAATAAAATTATATGTTCCTTTAGCAAAGGAATTTATTATACTTTTAACAAAATTTAATAAAAATGCCAAAGTTCCAAGTTATGTTAAATCTAAAGTATTGACTCATGATGTAAATGAACAGAAAAAATATGATTCAGACAGATTGATAACCAAGGATATTAATGCCAGACTTCTTGTTGATCTTTTAGATGCAGGCAAAAGATTAGCTGATGATTCTGCTGCCATTGATATTCCTACAATTATTTTTTCTGCTGGAAAAGATTATGTGGTAAAAAATAATTCTCAGAAAAAGTTCTATTTAGAACTAGGAACTGAATTAAAAGAATTTGTATATTTAAAGGATTTTTATCATGGAATTATGTTTGAAGAAAAAAGAGAAGAAGTCTATAAAAAAATAGATGATTTTATTATAAGAAGTTATGGTTTAAAAAAGGAAAGTATAAATATTCTTCCAGAAAAATTTTCTCAAAAAGAATATGAAACAATTTTATTGAAGATGATTCCAGTTAAAGAAAAAATATCTTTTGGAATACAAAAATTTCTTCTAAATAAATTAGGATGGTTGAGTAAAGGAATGAGTATAGGATTGCAGCATGGATTTGATTCAGGACCTTCTCTTGATTATATCTATAAAAATCAAGCTGATGGAAAATTTGGTATTGGAAAATTCATGGACAGATGTTATTTGAATGAAATAGGATGGCAGGGAATAAGAGTGAGAAAAAAAAATCTCCTTGAATTAGTCAGAGAAAGGATAATATCATCGGCTAAAAATAATGTGAATATATTAGATATAGCTGGGGGAGTTGGAAATTACCTTTTTGATATTAAAAGAGAGTTTCCAGATGTTGAAATTATAATAAATGAATTTAAAAAAGAAAATATAAAAGCTGGAGAAAAGGTTATTGAAGAAAATAAATGGGAAAATATAAGGTTCACTAATTTAGATTGTTTTGATTTTAAAACTTATAAAAAACTTGAGTTCACACCAGATATAATTATAATTTCAGGAATATTTGAATTATTTAATGAAAATGAACTTATAAATCAGGCAGTAAAGGGAGCTAGTGAAATACTTGAAAAAAATGGATGCATTATATATACAGGTCAGCCATGGCATCCTCAACTTTATAAAATAGCTTTTGTTTTAAATAATCATAGAGAAGGAAGCTGGATAATGAGAAGAAGAAGTCAAAAAGAATTGGATAATATTTTTAGATATAATGGATTAGAAAAAAGAAAAATACTGATAGATAATTTTGGTATTTTTACAGTTTCTTTAGCTGAAAAGAGAGGGGAATAA
- a CDS encoding putative CDP-diglyceride synthase, whose product MNIFQKIPILVFFFFTAVGAYIFVYLLKNKFSKERYKNLCQRIKTWLVIIGFFYLGSINKVSMIVLFILISYLSLIEFLKLFDVKITFKIKMICILIIGSNYFLIYQKMIYVFYFFIPAIILLISIFLRKGKKIILSLLFSVYLISFISYLVNIETGISLILAWIILIELNDVYQYITGNIFGKRKIAPKISPNKTLEGVVGGIIMTTATIFFLNMAYEYKINIWMGPIIAVLGFLGDISISYFKRKTNKKDSGTILAGHGGILDRVDSLVFNSPVILLMTLYLN is encoded by the coding sequence ATGAATATTTTTCAGAAAATTCCTATACTTGTTTTTTTCTTTTTTACAGCAGTAGGAGCATATATATTTGTATATTTATTAAAAAATAAATTCAGCAAAGAAAGATATAAAAATCTATGTCAGAGAATAAAAACATGGCTGGTAATAATTGGTTTTTTTTATCTGGGAAGTATAAATAAAGTATCAATGATTGTTTTATTCATTTTAATATCTTATTTGTCATTAATAGAATTTTTAAAATTATTTGATGTAAAAATAACTTTTAAAATAAAAATGATATGTATATTAATAATAGGAAGTAATTATTTTCTAATATATCAGAAAATGATTTATGTTTTTTATTTTTTTATTCCAGCTATAATATTATTAATTAGTATATTTCTCAGAAAAGGGAAAAAAATAATTTTAAGTCTACTTTTCAGTGTTTATCTTATAAGCTTCATTTCATATCTTGTAAACATAGAAACTGGAATTTCATTAATTTTAGCCTGGATTATACTTATCGAACTGAATGATGTTTACCAATATATAACTGGGAATATTTTTGGCAAAAGAAAAATAGCTCCAAAAATCAGTCCAAATAAAACTTTAGAAGGCGTAGTTGGCGGAATAATAATGACAACAGCAACCATATTCTTTTTAAATATGGCTTATGAGTATAAAATTAATATTTGGATGGGACCAATAATAGCTGTACTTGGATTTTTGGGAGATATTTCAATTTCATATTTTAAAAGAAAAACAAATAAAAAAGATTCAGGAACTATACTTGCAGGTCATGGAGGAATACTTGACCGTGTTGATAGTTTGGTTTTTAATTCTCCTGTTATTTTATTGATGACATTATATTTAAACTAA
- a CDS encoding sodium:proton antiporter gives MREKIKNSLIMDILPIIFIIVFGEISILQWRTGVVPPIFAGVIVSGAIAFMRGETLKNIEEAMGNGVKRVFPALLTVILVGLIVSSWIIGGIIPSMVYWGFKVIDFRFFVPIVMAMTGAVAIITGTSFTSIGTIGVSFIIIAKQVGIPLEITAGAIVSGAFLGDKMSPLSDTTNIAAALGKTDLFEHIQYMLMDTIPAFIIAMIGFTIIGNNITVENINFENINGFLTEMETVFNITPILLLVPFIVIILGIKKIPSNIVLFSSVIMGVLSSFIFQNFKTVDIMRSTILGVNQKFNDPSVTRLFARGGMNEVSGTVIIIIFIGCLIGIINECHSFDNLLNKIQSGIKSSRQLTVTVFLVSLGVGFVTGAQLLAIILPISIFLPLFEKFNLKNKNITRIVEATGTVGITLVPWSVPGIFIAGTLGVDMIKVVPYLFFPIALLGVNLFFNITEIGTSKLENKVKKEKNFKKEGIIFNLFSR, from the coding sequence ATGAGAGAAAAAATTAAGAATAGTTTGATTATGGATATTCTTCCAATAATTTTTATTATAGTATTTGGAGAAATATCAATACTTCAATGGAGAACAGGTGTAGTTCCTCCTATATTTGCAGGAGTAATAGTATCAGGAGCAATAGCATTTATGAGAGGAGAAACTCTTAAGAATATTGAAGAGGCAATGGGTAACGGAGTAAAGAGAGTATTTCCTGCACTTCTTACAGTTATTCTGGTAGGACTTATTGTAAGCAGCTGGATAATAGGAGGAATAATTCCATCTATGGTTTACTGGGGATTTAAGGTAATAGATTTTAGATTTTTTGTTCCAATTGTTATGGCTATGACTGGAGCTGTGGCAATTATAACAGGAACATCTTTTACATCAATTGGTACAATTGGAGTATCATTTATAATAATAGCTAAACAGGTAGGAATTCCTCTTGAAATAACAGCAGGAGCGATAGTGTCAGGAGCTTTTTTAGGTGATAAAATGTCACCGCTTTCAGATACAACAAATATAGCTGCTGCACTTGGAAAGACAGATCTTTTTGAGCATATACAATATATGCTCATGGATACAATACCAGCTTTTATCATTGCAATGATAGGATTTACAATAATTGGAAATAATATAACTGTAGAGAATATAAATTTCGAAAATATAAATGGGTTTTTAACAGAAATGGAAACAGTATTTAATATAACTCCAATACTTCTTTTGGTTCCCTTTATTGTCATAATTCTGGGAATAAAAAAAATACCATCAAATATAGTTCTTTTTTCATCAGTAATAATGGGAGTGTTGAGCAGTTTTATATTTCAAAACTTCAAAACTGTAGATATAATGAGAAGTACAATATTGGGAGTAAATCAGAAATTCAATGATCCCTCAGTAACAAGATTGTTTGCTAGAGGTGGTATGAATGAAGTAAGTGGAACTGTAATAATTATAATATTTATAGGGTGTCTTATTGGAATCATAAATGAATGCCATTCTTTTGATAACCTTTTGAATAAAATACAATCAGGAATAAAGAGTTCCAGACAACTTACAGTAACTGTATTTTTAGTTTCTCTTGGAGTAGGTTTTGTAACAGGAGCACAACTACTGGCAATTATTCTCCCAATATCTATATTTCTTCCACTTTTTGAAAAGTTTAATTTAAAAAATAAAAATATAACAAGAATAGTGGAAGCAACTGGAACTGTGGGAATAACTCTCGTTCCATGGAGTGTGCCGGGAATATTTATAGCAGGAACTTTAGGTGTGGATATGATAAAAGTAGTGCCTTATCTGTTTTTTCCAATAGCTTTATTGGGAGTAAATTTATTTTTTAATATAACTGAAATAGGAACAAGTAAACTTGAAAATAAAGTTAAAAAAGAGAAAAACTTTAAGAAGGAAGGGATTATATTTAATCTTTTCAGCAGATAA